GGGGGACTTGGCCAGCTGACTGACGGAGAGACTGGACACACGAATTTCAGAGTGGATGCCTTGGGAATGGGTcgaggtacgtgtgtgtgtgtgtgtgtgtgtgtgtgtgtgtgtgtgtgtgtgtgtgtgtgtgtgtgtgttttgacttctctctttcttgttttctctcttccttccttccttcctattctttcttcacacatgaaatcttgtcttttttaataatttcctccttcctcaggtgtgaaaaaaacattcattattttcttaagtgtgtgcgtgtgtgtgtgtgtgtgtgtgtgtgtaaggataaCTATGTACGTGTCATAGCAATCCATGCACACAAACCTTCCAGCACttatccacgtgtgtgtgtgtgtgtgtgtgtgtgtgtgtgtgtgtgtgtgtgttgcaggctaCGAGTGGGTGGGGTGGAAGAACACAAGTCGCCAGGGCCAGCCGGTGCCTCTCACCTTCCAGTTCGACTCCCTCAGAAATTTCTCAGCGGTGCACGTGTATGTCAACAACCTCTTCACTAAGGAGACGATGGTGAGTGGTGCTGGTCCTCTTACTACTCTTGATGCtctcttgattttttatttatttatttattttttatttatttatttattttttttttttgggtggggattaaattttttagttttttttgccgtttataagtttttttcttcacttttttttcttctgtggtGAGTGATGGTAGTCCTCTTACTACTCTTGGTGCAttcctcttgatttttttttttttttttttcgatttttgccgtttataattttttccttcacttttttttttttttttttccatggtgAGTGATGCTGGGACTCTTGCAGCTCTTGGTTTCCCCTCTTGAGTTTATTTGTTTCCCCTTGATGATTTATGttgagtttctttctttcctcttaatgttttcctcttgaatttccttccttctttcctcttgtttttatttttttttaggtgattGTCATTTACaagtctttttttatctctctctttaagtcctcttcatttttcctcttaattatcTTTCCCATCCTTCCATTATTCTTATCTCATTTCCTAGATTTTCTTTATGAGTTTCCTtaatatatattgtactttcctcttccttttctctctctcctcctcttcctgcttcttctccttccctctttttttcttttccatcttttttttttttccctccgctCCTCTCTCCACGAAGCTTCTCCCAGAATATAAATGTTctcacatcctctccctctttccctctccctctccctctctccctctccctctctcctcactttatGAATTCCAGCCCaactctgtcttcctcttcctcactctcttacattttctctcttacttttctctctctctctctctctctctctctctctctctctctctctctctctctctctctctctctctctctctctctctcttctttattcttttgtttattccttagtttagttattttctttaatattattggtttgttcttctttttctgttgctATTCCccttttcgttctcctcctctccttccgcttcttcttctctcttcatttttctttcttattctcctattCCTGTGCTTTATCAATTTATTCTTTGCTATTCCTCGTTTATtctctcatttgtttatttttttcttctcttagcacttctgttcctcttcttcttccttttcctcctcctcctccttctttcttattcttttcttattctctcctcttcttctaattcatttattttatctttattattcctcgtttattctttcactttcttataGTATATTCAATTTCGTCTCTTATTACcacttattcttctcttcctcctcctccttttattattttaatttccttctagTTTAtccatctccgttttctttaatattcctcgcttattctctcattttctgaTAGTTTGCCCAATTTTCTTctcctattactacttctgttcctcttcctcttcctcctcctcctcttcctcctcctcctgctcctcttcctcctcctgctaacaCGGCAAAGTTTCCCAGGCCATGACACAAGTTTCCTCCCTTGTTACGTCTTGCCACACTCtatactttccctcccttcctctctctctctcctctccctcttctctctcccttctatgcttgttcttcttctcctttcccttcctcatatCTCTCATCTTTAATCGTTTTTACTCTTATATTTCctgtatctcattttttttctttattttcctgttttcctcttttttccgtctacttcttcctctttttttctactcttgctttcttatctctctctcatttctagtCTTGTTTACTTCTTCGTTCTTCCCgtatctcttatttttcttctttattttcttgtttctctattttttttatatttccgcctccctccttccgttttcttctcccctttctcattctttccacCTTCAATATtgtttacttcttcatctttaccGGATCTCAtttgccttttctctttttttccgtcttgTTTCCGTTTTGACCTCCTAATGTACAAGTATTTTCCAGTTGTATCCTTCGTCAGTAGTAAAATTCGTGACTTTTCTCCCTTGTGTAGGTTCTTCCCGATTCACTCACCGTAAGtcttctctattctctccctccttcagatGTTCTCAAGAGCGCGCATCACCTTCAGCGTGGGCGGCGAGCACTTCCCCGCCTACACCGCCGTGGAGTACCGCCACAACGCGGACAGGATCTTCGAGCACGCCCGCAACGTGACCATCAAGCTGCACGGCGCCGTGGGGAGGTACGTGAGGGTGGAGCTGTTCTTCGCCCTCAAGTGGCTCATGGTGTCCGAGGTGTCCTTTGACTCGGTGCCCTGCCGCTGCAacctgacggaggaggaggaggcggcggaggcggcgacCACGGCGGAGACGGTGAGTGACGAACGGCTGGTGGAGGGACGCGCTCCAGTAGTGCCCGCCGAGCAGCAGTCCTCTGCCTTCCTGCTAGGTGGCCTCATCTTCCTGGCGCTGGTGTTTGGCATGGTGCCTCTGGTGCTGGGCGTGGCCTACTACCACAGGAGGGCGGCCAGGAAGGGCGGCAAGAAGTCCCCGCCGCCCTCGGAGGGCGGTGAGGCGCGAAAGGTGTCCATGAAGATGAAGGACCTGCACATCAACGTGAACCTGTCGCCGGTGTCCAACGGGTACGCTAAAGCCAAGGGCAGGCTGTACGGCCACGTGGCTGTGGACGAGGAGGCGTCCGCCATGTACCAGGAGCCCTTCAAGGCGCCGCCCATGCACAACCCGGGCTACTACACCCTAGGTCACAGTGCCTCCTCAGACACGCCCCTCAAGTGTGCCCTGCCGGACACCGACGACTCCGTGGACTACGCCGTGCCGGATGTCAACatgacgccgccgccgcccttctCCGAAGTGTACACGCCGCCACCGCCCCCCGTGCCCCTCACCAAGCCCCCCGCCACGCTGCCCACCGCCCGCAGCCTGCGCGAGGCCGCCCTCACCGCCGCGCCCGTGCCCgccctgccgccgccgccagaccAGGAGTACTACGCCGCGCCGCTGCTGTGCCAGCCCACCAACATCCAGGGCGCGGCGGGCACCGTGGCCTACGCCGTGGCGGACCACGCCGCGCTGGGGCCCGAGCCGACGCTGCCCGAGGTGTGCAGGGCGCAGCTGCGCGTGGTGGACACGCTGGGCGAGGGCGTGTTCGGCCTGGTGCAGCTGTGCGAGGCGCGGGACGCCGCCCCCGCCGGCCCCAGGAAGGTGGTGCTCAGGACGCTCAAGCTGGGGGCGGACGAAGAGACCAAGAAGACCTTCCGGCAGGAGACGCAGACGCTGGCCAGGCTGGACAGCCCCAACGTGGCGCGCGTGGTGGCCGCCTCGCACGCCGGGGAGCCGCCCTGTGCGCTGCTGGAGTACCCGGAGCACGGCGACCTCTGCCAGTTCCTGCAGCGACacaaggtggaggaggcaggtggtCCCAGCACGTGCGTGGGCGTGCTGGACCCACGCGCGCTCAGCTACGGGGCGCTGGTATACATGGTGACCCAGATCGCGTCGGGCATGCAATACCTGGAAGCGGCGGGCGTGGTGCACCGCGACCTGGCGGCGCGGAACTGCCTGGTGGGGCGCGGCCTGACCGTCAAGATCTCGGACTTGGCCATGAGCAGGGCGCTGTACTCCGCGGACTACTACCGCCTCAACGAGGGCCGCACGCTGCTGCCGGTGCGCTGGATGGCCTGGGAGTCCATCCTGCAGGGGCGCTTCTCCAGCAAGAGTGACGTGTGGGCCTTCGGCGTCACGCTGTGGGAGATCCTGACCCTGGCACGCCAGCAGCCCTTCGCTGAGCTGAGCGACGAGGGCGTGCTGGAGAACGCCTCCCACTGCCTGCACGGGGACGGCGCTGGCATGATGACGCTGCCGCAGCCGCCGCTCTGCCCCAGGGAGATCTACGACATGATGGCCGCCTGCTGGAGGCCCGCGGACAGGCAGCGGCCGCCCTTCTGGGAGATCGTCATGTTCCTGCAGCGTAAGAACCTCGGCTACACCTTCGACTACGCCAACTAACGCACTCACCCTCCTAGCGCCTCACGATCCTGGCGCCTCACGCTCACGTCCAATCAACCAACGCTCACACCCACTCAGCGCTCACACTCAACGCTCAAAAGGACGCTCGCCTTCTGAAGTGGAGCAAGAGTGAAGGTGCCAAACAAGGTGCCAAGTGATAAGTGACTAGTAAACTCAACCCCGTGtacttgtaagtgtgtgtgtgtgaagtggcgTGAAGTGAACCGCGCGGTATCGAGACGGGCGGGACAGGTTCAGACGGGAAGGTGAACCGAGGCAAAGCACCCAACGAAACACTCATGTACATACAGTGAACAATACGTAATGAGCCACGCgacaaattaatgtaaatatatatacgaaaaataaCGAGATTGCGAATGTATAATCATTTATATATATCGAACATTTGATAGTGACCTTACAGAGAATCAAAACTTTAGCCGTGACGGgacaaactattattattatcattattatcattattattattattattattattattattatcattatcatcattattattttattattattatgagaccCTGAAGTTACACAAAcagatgaacaaacaaacaaatgaacaacgAATCGAAATAtctcaggaaagagagagagagagagagagagagagagagagagagagagagagagagagagagagagagagagagagagaggcacaaaaAATCAAAGGTAACATAAAACTAATCAAGCACAGGTAAGCAGCTCACCTGTCCTCCCTTTAcctggcgaaggaggaggaggaggaggaggaggaggaggaggaggaggaggcacggcaATCCTCACCCTTATAACCTCATAACAACCTCACAACTGCACCTAcctgtaaaagaaaggaaaacattgtcgttgttattgttattattattattattattattattattattattattattattattattattatgtagaaGGCACCTCATCTCTGCATTTCATGGCATTTATAGTTTTCAAGGTGtttataatgaaagaaaatcaaaGCTCCACTAATGTATGTAATAAAAGAACGCTAATTTTTATACCTATTAATCTATACactcataaatacacacactaaagaaagaaatacacttAATTAATACACATTCTGAATAGAAATACATCCTTAATATATAAacacactctcccttcccttttctccgtccctccctccctccccctctccccctcttcccataccctcccctcccttctctccgcccctccctcctcctccttcctgtactatctttcctcctcccctctttccataccctcccctcccttctctccactccaCGCTCCCTCTTCCCTACTCTGCTatgcttcttcctctcttcttcttctccctccacctcatccctcctccctccctcttatcaGTAATGTGGttcctatctttctctccctctcttccatctcctctttcctttttcgttcttcctttgctcctctcatcccttcttctctctcttccatcttcttgtcctttttccccctccttcccttccactttctttctctccctccttctcgttctcttcttcttcctcctcctcatctctagTTTTGAGAAATAATGTTCCATATAaggtttttttaattttttttcctcaaaagTCTTCCTGAttgaaaaaaatactagaatTACTAATAAGCTAATGAAAATGGAGTGAATAAATGTGattaagagaagagaatgaagataatgactgaaagagagagaaaaatgtgaaagtaTGTTGAAATTGAAAACAAGTAGTAGATAAAATGTTTGAATTACTGATAAATGAAtttgatagaaaagaaaagaaaatgaatcatcaaagaaaactgaaaataataaataaatgagaaaaaaaatgtaaaaatacgCCTAAAACCCAAAATTAAAACCtacaaactttaaaaaatccctagaaaaaatatataatcacgAAATAAGTCCAAAATATTAACACAATCATAAACACGATAAAATACAAAACCTTTATATAAAAACGGTAAAAACAGGGAATACGTAGAGTTAACAAGAGAGCATCGGGAGGGAATAAGATAGAACCCCCTTTGTAGCTTCCCGATCCTCCTTTTGTAGAGTTCGATCCCCTTCAGTGCCGCTCTGTAGAGGATCGAGGTGTACATACAGACGTACATAGattcacacacaaatacatgaGCTTATTATACAAAGGGTGTGTgttgggagaggaaagacgcAATATTTAGTATGTAAAGGTGAAAtgtatgttgttattgttgttccttgattcatttttcatttatttatttatttatttattttttttttgtgtgtaagaaagttatcatttttttcacttttatctttatattttctttgttttttttctctttttatttattttttttaatggttgtgTGATGAtgtccgtgtctctctctctctctctctctctctctctctctctctctctctctctctctctctctctctctctctgcacaggaCATCTCCAGATTTACGTATGTTTATTGAATTAAAAGCAATTTGTATAAAGTGTAATATATAATcagggtgtgcgtgtgtgcgtgtgtgctcaCCCACGCCTGGCCCGCccacccctacacacacacacacacacacacacacacacacac
The window above is part of the Scylla paramamosain isolate STU-SP2022 chromosome 34, ASM3559412v1, whole genome shotgun sequence genome. Proteins encoded here:
- the LOC135089979 gene encoding LOW QUALITY PROTEIN: discoidin domain-containing receptor 2-like (The sequence of the model RefSeq protein was modified relative to this genomic sequence to represent the inferred CDS: inserted 1 base in 1 codon); translated protein: MTKMKHPPPPLPPPPLLLFLFSLLLSSPAVSLHTEQCEAALGMQSGGIPDEHISSSSYFDASVNAIYGRLLTEAGGGAWCPRDMVYKEGKEYLEVNLGALHVVTKVEVQGRFGNGQGREFARQYKLQVWRPGLTHWVTYMDGRGEELLEGNSNTYLAQTSQLSPPVIATRVRFLPYSDHPRTVCMRVELYGCQYSDGLVSYSMPDGDLRGGDTALSDLTYDGLXEGRMAGGGLGQLTDGETGHTNFRVDALGMGRGYEWVGWKNTSRQGQPVPLTFQFDSLRNFSAVHVYVNNLFTKETMMFSRARITFSVGGEHFPAYTAVEYRHNADRIFEHARNVTIKLHGAVGRYVRVELFFALKWLMVSEVSFDSVPCRCNLTEEEEAAEAATTAETVSDERLVEGRAPVVPAEQQSSAFLLGGLIFLALVFGMVPLVLGVAYYHRRAARKGGKKSPPPSEGGEARKVSMKMKDLHINVNLSPVSNGYAKAKGRLYGHVAVDEEASAMYQEPFKAPPMHNPGYYTLGHSASSDTPLKCALPDTDDSVDYAVPDVNMTPPPPFSEVYTPPPPPVPLTKPPATLPTARSLREAALTAAPVPALPPPPDQEYYAAPLLCQPTNIQGAAGTVAYAVADHAALGPEPTLPEVCRAQLRVVDTLGEGVFGLVQLCEARDAAPAGPRKVVLRTLKLGADEETKKTFRQETQTLARLDSPNVARVVAASHAGEPPCALLEYPEHGDLCQFLQRHKVEEAGGPSTCVGVLDPRALSYGALVYMVTQIASGMQYLEAAGVVHRDLAARNCLVGRGLTVKISDLAMSRALYSADYYRLNEGRTLLPVRWMAWESILQGRFSSKSDVWAFGVTLWEILTLARQQPFAELSDEGVLENASHCLHGDGAGMMTLPQPPLCPREIYDMMAACWRPADRQRPPFWEIVMFLQRKNLGYTFDYAN